In Armatimonadota bacterium, a single genomic region encodes these proteins:
- a CDS encoding DUF2071 domain-containing protein codes for MVPIRSNPLYDRLVEQRDRPTKDPVMRQAWEHLLFAHARCDAEALARDLPHGLELQTFDGDAWLGFVPFAMRSLRSFQLTWPDFLETNLRTYVNHPVHGPGVWFYSLDASAYLPCFGARANFKLPYCYAGLDFVENADCVAYYGTRVDRQRLPWVYERPSPDFRYTAEVRVSAEQHPAEVESFDFWLLERYRLYAADRKGRLLTGRVWHEPYTVSEPDVLRLSVESGDPKFGELHFEHFRYCRGVRVECFKPEWV; via the coding sequence ATGGTTCCCATACGCTCAAATCCGCTTTATGATCGACTGGTGGAGCAGCGGGATAGGCCAACGAAAGACCCAGTGATGCGTCAGGCCTGGGAGCACCTGCTTTTCGCTCACGCTCGATGCGATGCGGAGGCTCTTGCCCGTGACCTGCCACACGGACTGGAACTTCAGACCTTTGATGGCGACGCCTGGCTGGGATTCGTGCCGTTTGCGATGCGTTCGTTGCGTTCTTTCCAGCTCACATGGCCCGACTTCTTAGAGACGAATCTACGAACCTACGTAAACCACCCTGTTCATGGCCCTGGAGTGTGGTTCTATTCACTGGATGCAAGTGCCTACCTCCCTTGCTTCGGGGCTCGGGCTAATTTCAAGTTGCCTTATTGCTACGCCGGACTCGACTTCGTCGAGAACGCTGACTGCGTGGCCTACTACGGAACGCGAGTTGACCGCCAGAGACTACCGTGGGTTTACGAGCGGCCTTCACCAGACTTCCGTTACACCGCCGAGGTTCGGGTCAGTGCGGAACAGCATCCAGCAGAAGTCGAGTCATTCGACTTCTGGCTTCTCGAACGGTACCGGCTCTATGCCGCGGATCGTAAGGGACGATTGTTGACTGGTCGGGTTTGGCATGAGCCTTATACAGTTTCCGAACCAGACGTTTTGCGGCTAAGTGTAGAGTCTGGTGACCCCAAGTTTGGAGAACTTCACTTTGAGCACTTCCGATACTGTCGGGGAGTCAGAGTGGAGTGTTTCAAACCCGAGTGGGTTTAG